Genomic segment of Ranitomeya imitator isolate aRanImi1 chromosome 6, aRanImi1.pri, whole genome shotgun sequence:
actgggggagtcggaccttgctgctgataacgggggagtcggaccttgctgctgataacgggggagtcggaccttgctggTGATAAcgggggagtcggaccttgctggTGATAATGGGGGAGgcggaccttgctgctgataacGGGGGAGTGGGGCTGGGTTGAGTGCGGCACTTCTCACGTACGTTCTTTAGGGTGCAGTCACATCTTTATCCTCCTTTCTCACTAATGTGCTTGGGATTTTCAGGAATTCGCTCTCTAGACTGTTCCCTCCTCTCTGGGCCACTGCTGACCATCATCACCTTTCTGAGTCTACTCCCAGTATGGCTCCAGGACATCCAGACTTTCCCAGTGTACTCAGCCCTCCACTTTATGAGGAGTCGAGGAGGAAGCTGCCGGACATGGAGTCTCTTCAGAGAGGGTTTGAGGACCTCGGCCTGCTGGACACTTGGATTTCCAGCCCAAAAGCCTGTAGTGCTCAAGTGGAAGATTTCCTGAAGGATCTCTACATTGAAAATCCAGCACTAGATCTGAGTACTTCTTTACAGCCGATGGAGGGAACTGACCAGTGCATGAACCGTCTGAACCCCTCAGCTAACGCTCAGTCCCAGAAGGGACCTCAGGAATATGCAGGTGTCCATAGACACTGGTGCAGAGATGACAAGACAAAGGGAAGATTCATGAAGCCGACTCCAGTGGGCCCAAAGTACCGTTCAGGTATCAGAGACTTCACACCTCTGAGCGTCCACGCACCAGCGTACTACAATCCTAGAGAGTCTACACACAGGATGCCCTACAGCGGAGCTCCCGACAGCTTCAACACCTTTCTTAAGGTTGACAACTTTAATTATCAAGAGACGCCGCTCCTACCAAGTGAAGGGTTTCACCAGAAATGGTTAGAAATGGAGACGGCTAGAAACGAAAATCAAGCGAGCAGCCCGTTACCATCACCCGTGGGCTCCACGATGTCCGATGGATCACCTACTCATCATCCCGGACATTTCTCTGGTATACCCTTGGCCAAAAAAGAGGGGCAACAAAATGGCCCACCTTACCAGGAAAATCGAAGGAAGGCCTTCAGTCATCTGTCTCCCAGTAAGGAGGGAGTGTATTGTAACACGCCACCAAACTACCCACCCAACTGGTCCCCTCCACAGCAGACGTCTGCCCCTGGCCGCCCTGAGAGATATGCCAAAAAACCAAGCCCGCCCATTACTAATACAGAGAGAAGGGGGAGACGAGGGTGGAACCCCCAATATGGGAAGCCGATCCCACCCATCTATAGTGGGTTCCAGAGAAAGCAGGACCCTAGCATGGGAAATATGTCAGACTTCATCAACGCTTCCTTCCTGCCCTCCTTTTCATTAATGGCCGACCTCAAGCAAAGCCAGAACCTCCCTTTTAACCACCCATCGTTTTCTCCTCCCAGCAGCCTCCCTTTTCCTCCTCCCTTCCCATACTCTGACCTCATCGATCTGTTCCACTGTGATGATCTCGGCCCCTTTCCCCCATTTATCAGTGACATGTTCTGCAGTGATGCTCCTCCGCCGTTTCTCCCCTTTCCTGCTCCATTCAACAAATATCGCCCATCGAGGAATCGTAGCGGCCCCGCTAATGAGCTCCACATGCAGCTGGAGGAGTGCTGCGAGCAGTGGAGAGTGCTGGAGAAGGAGAGGAAAAAGGTAACGGCACAGTAAGGAGCCAATAGCGGCAGACGCTTGGTAACTTGTATAACAACACCGTCCTACCTCCTTGTTCGTGGAGGATTAAAGGGGATCTTATAAGAACAAAagtttttaatcaatagatcttggaataataaaaatttccacaattggatatgataaataaaatgttcctgtactgatgtaatcttataaatgtcccctgctgtgtagtgtgtaatggtcgtgtccgaccatacaggaacatggtgtgatcataccacagctcctgggcaggggaggaagcacaaGAGAGTAtgcagacattacagcacaggatcaaAGCTGATACTTTCTTTCAGGTGAAATATTGATTAAAAACGGGCAGTGAAATGATTTACCTCACAAaatactgtaatgtctgtatagtcttctgcttcctcccctgcccaggagctgtgatcccatactgtaatgtcagtatagtcttctgcttcctcccctgcccaggagctgtgatcccatactgtaatgtcagtatagtcttctgcttcctccactgcccaggagctgtgatctcATACTGTAATGTCCGTATAGTCATCTGCTTCCTCACATGAACAGGAAATGTGATCTCATATTGTAATGTCCGTATAGTcttctgcttcctcccctgcccaggagctgtgatcccatactgtaatgtcagtatagtcttctgcttcctccactgcccaggagctgtgatctcATACTGTAATGTCCGTATAGTCATCTGCTTCCTCACATGAACAGGAAATGTGATCTCATATTGTAATGTCCGTATAGTcttctgcttcctcccctgcccaggagctgtgatcccatactgtaatgtcagtatagtcttctgcttcctccactgcccaggagctgtgatcccatactgtaatgtcagtatagtcttctgcttcctcccctgcccaggagctgtgatcccatactgtaatgtcagtatagtcttctgcatcctcccctgcccaggagctgtggtcccatactgtaatgtcagtatagtcttctgcttcctcccctgcccatgagctgtgatcccatactgtaatgtcagtatagtcttctgcttcctcccctgcccaggagctgtgatctcATACTGTAATGTCCGTATAGTCATCTGCTTCCTCACATGAACAGGAAATGTGATCTCATATTGTAATGTCCGTATAGTcttctgcttcctcccctgcccaggagctgtgatcccatactgtaatgtcagtatagtcttctgcttcctccactgcccaggagctgtgatctcATACTGTAATGTCCGTATAGTCATCTGCTTCCTCACATGAACAGGAAATGTGATCTCATATTGTAATGTCCGTATAGTcttctgcttcctcccctgcccaggagctgtgatcccatactgtaatgtcagtatagtcttctgcttcctccactgcccaggagctgtgatctcatactgtaatgtcagtatagtCTTCTGCTTCCTccgctgcccaggagctgtgatcccatactgtgtaatgtcagtatagtcttctgcttcctcccctgcccaggagctgtgatcccatactgtaatgtcagtatagtcttctgcttcctcccctgcccaggagctgtgatcccatactgtaatgtcagtatagtcttctgcttcctcccctgcccaggagctgtgatcccatactgtaatgtcagtatagtcttctgcttcctcccctgcccaggagctgtgatcccatactgtaatgtcagtatagtcttctgcatcctcccctgcccaggagctgtggtcccatactgtaatgtcagtatagtcttctgcttcctcccctgcccatgagctgtgatcccatactgtaatgtctgtatagtcATCTGCTTCCTCACATGAACAGGAAATGTGATCTCAtactgtaatgtcagtatagtcttctgcttcctcccctgcccaggagctgtgatcccatactgtaatgtcagtatagtcttctgcttcctccccttcccaggagctgtgatcccatactgtaatgtcagtatagtcttctgcttcctccactgcccaggagctgtgatcccatactgtaatgtcagtatagtcttctgcttcctcccctgcccaggagctgtgatctcATACTGTAATGTCCGTATAGTCATTTGCTTCCTCACATGAACAGGAAATGTGATCTCATATTGTAATGTCCGTATAGTcttctgcttcctcccctgcccaggagctgtgatcccatactgtaatgtcagtatagtcttctgcttcctcccctgcccaggagctgtgatcccatactgtgggtcagaccatgttcctgctgcTCAGACACCACCATTACACAGTGCAGCATTTTTAATCAGATTCATTTTTATTGAACATAAACCTTAGAGAAGATATGACATAATAATGCTCGTTTTGCCATATTGCAGTAAATTCAGACCATGGAGACCTTTCCCAGGGCAAACAACACTTCGTCCATTATTAAAACTTATCCAACAATATTACAGTTTACCGTGAGTTTTGCGCTACAATAGTACAATCCTATCCAACCACGGCCGCCATAGTTTATGGAAGTGTTCCCGGTTATTCCTCTCGGTGTACATCCTTCTTTCCAGTAGAATTCTATGGTTCGTGTAATAAATTCACGTCTGTACGGTGGCTCCTCTCTAATCCAATATTTTACCATCAATTTTCTGGCAATAAATAATAATCTCACAATTGCTATTTTGTTCATGTTGTGTGTTCTTATTTCCTCCACATACCCTAATGTACATGTCAGTGGGTCCCTAGGGACAATGcacccatccactgctccaatactgCTCAGCAGGGGACATttgtaagattatctcggcacaggaacattttatttaatcacagcCAATTGtgttaattattattattccaagacttATTGGTTAAAATGAACTTTTGATGGTGGGAAAACATTTTTAGTGACTGTCTTAGGACTACTGTTATGCTGAGGACAAGAGAAACAGTGAGGGGCAGGTTATATGGGGAggcctggtgatgtcacacagtaaGGGGCGGGTTATATGGGGAggcctggtgatgtcacacagtaaGGGGCGGGTTATATGGGGAggcctggtgatgtcacacagtaaGGGGCGGGTTATATGGGGAggcctggtgatgtcacacagtgagggGCGGGTTATATGGGGAggcctggtgatgtcacacagtaaGGGGCGGGTTATATGGGGAggcctggtgatgtcacacagtaaGGGGCGGGTTATATGGGGGAggcctggtgatgtcacacagtgagggGCGGGTTATATGGGGAggcctggtgatgtcacacagtgagggGCGGGTTATATGGGGAggcctggtgatgtcacacagtgagggGCGGGTTATATGGGGGAggcctggtgatgtcacacagtgagggGCGGGTTATATGGGGAggcctggtgatgtcacacagtgagggGCGGGTTATATGGGGAggcctggtgatgtcacacagtgagggCGGGTTATATGGGGAGGCCTGGTAATGTCACACGGTGAGGGGCGGGTTATATGGGGAggcctggtgatgtcacacagtgagggGCGGGTTATATGGGGAggcctggtgatgtcacacagtgagggGCGGGTTATATGGGGAggcctggtgatgtcacacagtgagggGCGGGTTATATGGGGAggcctggtgatgtcacacagtgagggGCGGGTTATATGGGGAGGCCTAgtgatgtcacacagtgagggGCGGGTTATATGGGGAggcctggtgatgtcacacagtgagggGCGGGTTATATGGGGAggcctggtgatgtcacacagtgagggGCGGGTTATATGGGGAggcctggtgatgtcacacagtgagggGCGGGTTATATGGGGAggcctggtgatgtcacacagtgagggGCGGGTTATATGGGGAggcctggtgatgtcacacagtgagggGCGGGTTATATGGGGAggcctggtgatgtcacacagtgagggGCGGGTTATATGGGGAggcctggtgatgtcacacagtgagggGCGGGTTATATGGGGAGGCCTGGTGATGTCACACAATGAGGGGCGGGTTATATGGGGAGGCCTGGTGATGTCACACGGTGAGGCGCTGGTTATATGGGGAggcctggtgatgtcacacagtgaggCACTGGTTATATGGGGAggcctggtgatgtcacacagtgagggGCGGGTTATATGGGGAggcctggtgatgtcacacagtgaggCACTGGTTATATGGGGAGGCCTGGTGATGTCACACAATGAGGGGCGGGTTATATGGGGAggcctggtgatgtcacacagtgaggCACTGGTTATATGGGGAGGCCTGGTGATGTCACACGGTGAGGGGCGGGTTATATGGGGAGGCCTGGTGATATCTCacaccatattaatgtctatggatgtagatgaggacagtgaagcccccggaggaggatgtggggggcacatactgtctccatattaatgtctatggatgtagatgaggacagtgaagcccccggaggaggatgtggggggcacatactttctccatattaatgtctatggatgtagatgaggacagtgaagcccccggaggaggatgtagggggcacatactgtctccatattaatgtctatggatgtagatgaggacagtgaagcccccggaggaggatgtggggggcacatactttctccatattaatgtctatggatgtagatgaggacagtgaagcccccggaggaggttgtggggggcacatactttctccatattaatgtctatggatgtagatgaggacagtgaagcctccggaggaggatgtggggggcacatactatctccatattaatgtctatggatgtagatgaggacagtgaagcccccggaggaggatgtggggggcacatactgtctccatattaatgtctatggatgtagatgaggacagagaagcccccggaggaggatgtggggggcacatactttctccatattaatgtctatggatgtagatgaggacagagaagcccccggaggaggatgtggggggcacatactttctccatattaatatctatggatgtagatgaggacagtgaagcccccggaggaggatgtggggggcacatactttctccatattaatgtctatggatgtagatgaggacagtgaagcccccggaggaggatgtggggggcacatactttctccatattaatgtctatggatgtagatgaggacagtgaagcccccggaggaggatg
This window contains:
- the LOC138641596 gene encoding uncharacterized protein, which produces MELMIRRMDAPLLTQFMTEIPSAAATVPQSKLYSSWSVCVDDAGAPSTRGRKDESSPVAFSEEPRSSVIGSESRFLEEDNDRDGVTDWNSLSRLFPPLWATADHHHLSESTPSMAPGHPDFPSVLSPPLYEESRRKLPDMESLQRGFEDLGLLDTWISSPKACSAQVEDFLKDLYIENPALDLSTSLQPMEGTDQCMNRLNPSANAQSQKGPQEYAGVHRHWCRDDKTKGRFMKPTPVGPKYRSGIRDFTPLSVHAPAYYNPRESTHRMPYSGAPDSFNTFLKVDNFNYQETPLLPSEGFHQKWLEMETARNENQASSPLPSPVGSTMSDGSPTHHPGHFSGIPLAKKEGQQNGPPYQENRRKAFSHLSPSKEGVYCNTPPNYPPNWSPPQQTSAPGRPERYAKKPSPPITNTERRGRRGWNPQYGKPIPPIYSGFQRKQDPSMGNMSDFINASFLPSFSLMADLKQSQNLPFNHPSFSPPSSLPFPPPFPYSDLIDLFHCDDLGPFPPFISDMFCSDAPPPFLPFPAPFNKYRPSRNRSGPANELHMQLEECCEQWRVLEKERKKTEAELAVKFPGQRISCSYSSTIPRLPPNPSRVDRLVVDQFREQARAVSLVKIMERIRGETLHVNIHIALEHHLEAVHLTQARRKDEIINAANRQKQGVPRYNNERDVLALAAAIKEMVLSTRRARTALWCSLQMTLSKSSSGVTVKQEDIERALQELCPAKPPSTEVELHADVGFGSGRDGSALP